A region of Nostoc sp. 'Peltigera membranacea cyanobiont' N6 DNA encodes the following proteins:
- the lpxD gene encoding UDP-3-O-(3-hydroxymyristoyl)glucosamine N-acyltransferase, whose product MKFSEIIRQFGDAVSNHSLISNPDYDPEITGVAAIDEATTGTLSYVEGPKFGSFVGKTNASALIFPEDEKLQAIAQERGIVWLATPDPRLLFAKAIALFYQPYRPVPEIHPTAVIHSTAKVGSDVYIGPHAVIQQGVEIGDGAIIHPNVVIYPNVKIGDRTTLHANCTIHERTHIGADCVIHSGAVIGAEGFGFVPTRTGWFKMEQSGYTVLEDGVEVGCNSGIDRPSVGETRVGRNTVIDSLVQIGHGCKIGSGCAIAGQVGMAGGVQLGNRVILAGQTGIVNQVKIGDGAMTSAQSGIHNDVAPGEVVCGTPALPYKLYLKVCAVYGRLPDMYQSLKQLQRKSKNSND is encoded by the coding sequence ATGAAATTCAGCGAAATTATCCGCCAATTTGGTGATGCTGTTAGCAATCATAGTCTGATTAGCAACCCAGACTATGACCCAGAAATTACAGGGGTAGCAGCTATTGATGAAGCTACCACTGGTACTCTCAGCTATGTAGAAGGGCCAAAATTTGGATCTTTTGTCGGTAAGACCAATGCTAGTGCTTTAATTTTTCCCGAAGACGAAAAATTACAGGCGATCGCACAAGAGAGAGGTATTGTCTGGCTAGCAACTCCAGATCCGCGACTGTTGTTTGCCAAAGCGATCGCACTTTTTTACCAACCATATCGCCCTGTTCCAGAAATTCATCCCACTGCTGTGATTCACTCCACCGCAAAAGTTGGTAGTGATGTTTATATTGGCCCCCATGCTGTGATTCAGCAAGGCGTAGAAATTGGCGATGGCGCAATTATTCACCCCAATGTGGTGATTTATCCAAATGTCAAAATAGGCGATCGCACTACCCTACACGCCAACTGTACCATCCACGAACGCACCCACATCGGTGCAGATTGCGTCATTCACAGTGGTGCTGTCATTGGTGCAGAAGGCTTTGGCTTTGTTCCTACCCGGACTGGTTGGTTCAAAATGGAACAATCTGGCTATACAGTCTTAGAAGATGGCGTGGAAGTTGGCTGCAACAGTGGTATTGACCGTCCATCCGTCGGAGAAACACGGGTAGGTCGCAATACAGTAATTGACAGCTTAGTGCAAATAGGTCACGGTTGCAAAATCGGTTCTGGCTGTGCGATCGCAGGTCAGGTTGGTATGGCGGGAGGTGTTCAACTGGGAAATCGCGTTATTTTAGCCGGACAAACAGGAATAGTCAATCAAGTGAAGATAGGAGATGGAGCAATGACATCTGCTCAAAGTGGAATTCACAACGATGTTGCGCCAGGAGAAGTTGTCTGCGGAACTCCAGCCCTTCCTTACAAACTATATCTCAAAGTATGTGCTGTTTATGGTCGCCTGCCAGATATGTATCAATCGCTAAAACAATTGCAACGTAAATCTAAAAATAGCAATGATTAA